The Alnus glutinosa chromosome 7, dhAlnGlut1.1, whole genome shotgun sequence genome includes a region encoding these proteins:
- the LOC133872311 gene encoding zinc finger BED domain-containing protein RICESLEEPER 2-like, with protein sequence MLEVAVKYERAFDLMIDEDSNFVTYLCDDGPGKRGLGLPNDDDWANVQHFIKFLKVFYDVTMQISAFSYTTTNIYFKTLQKVYNCLIAYCGSDDDKLSDMAFKMKLKYDKYWGDFDKINPLLFIASVLDPRYKMEVLEFWFLSNIGEAKTDRIVSKLKNILEQLYSHYAMHDGESGPSRARMSNEGRISTSLGVGLGSGTSSDPQLNKDALKDFHTFRARRNLMLARTEIEKYYVEGVEIPSDTFDILMWWNVNSAKYPVLSRIARDVLAIPLTTVASESAFSTGGRVIDCYRSSLAPKTVEALICTQNWLRSTWSEHNEPNKDLLLQLFPSIEDEESYKLDSEILSNSVTLDDE encoded by the exons ATGTTAGAGGTGGCGGTGAAATATGAAAGGGCCTTTGATCTAATGATAGACGAAGATTCAAATTTTGTAACATATTTGTGTGATGATGGGCCAGGGAAAAGGGGGTTGGGGCTTCCAAATGATGATGATTGGGCTAATGTTCAacactttataaaatttttgaaagtgttttatGATGTGACTATGCAAATATCGGCTTTCTCGTACACAACTACCAACATATATTTCAAAACTCTGCAGAAAGTTTATAATTGTTTGATTGCGTATTGTGGTAGTGATGATGATAAGTTGAGTGACATGGCTTTCAAAATGAAACTGAAATATGATAAGTATTGGGGAGATTTTGATAAAATTAATCCATTGTTGTTCATTGCTTCTGTGCTTGATCCTCGTTACAAGATGGAAGTATTGGAGTTTTGGTTCTTGAGTAATATAGGGGAAGCAAAAACAGACCGAATTGTCTCCAAGTTGAAGAATATTTTGGAACAATTATATAGTCACTATGCTATGCATGATGGAGAAAGTGGGCCTAGTAGGGCAAGAATGTCAAATGAAGGTCGGATTTCAACCTCATTGGGTGTGGGACTGGGTAGTGGTACTTCTTCTGATCCTCAATTGAATAAAGATGCTTTGAAGGACTTCCATACATTTCGGGCAAGGAGAAATTTGATGCTAGCTCGGACAgagatagaaaaatattatgtgGAGGGTGTTGAGATACCAAGTGATACATTTGATATCTTAATGTGGTGGAATGTAAACTCAGCAAAGTATCCAGTTCTTTCCCGGATTGCGCGAGATGTCTTAGCTATTCCACTTACCACCGTTGCTTCTGAGTCTGCATTTAGCACTGGAGGTCGTGTCATAGATTGTTATCGGAGTTCTTTAGCTCCAAAAACAGTGGAGGCTCTTATATGTACTCAGAATTGGTTGAGATCTACTTGGAGTGAGCATAACGAGCCAAACAAGGACTTGCTTTTGCAGCTTTTTCCTAGtattgaagatgaagagagctACAAGCTTGACTCAG AAATTTTGTCTAATTCTGTCACACTTGACGACGAGTAA
- the LOC133873994 gene encoding uncharacterized protein LOC133873994 → MATLKITKKHHNRFNNPFPSNPTSLPFIQGTLFFNSQRVPSHQIFSIGKDFQLLWSSDNGGYLSISHQSRPHRPIWSTIPGQAFVSAAMAETEVEESRGSFVVKDRDVRLVCNNQTIEEIRVINQSNHSLEAKDEDSPFRYLGFDQKKDSNGAQSPILLITGSIFSTKKKKKQFQKAGNYADTKFEKKEPSTSARYWVLFDQKNSNQIGFQVKLGQPSFKLRQKASPEASGRYQGFRRRLGRARKRRLGFCWYFSRPRAYVTVSSAEEEKEETKVAEPAQFNRVCLTYSSEGNERFYGFGEQFSHMDFKGKRVPILVQEQGIGRGDQPITLAANLVSYRAGGDWSTTYAPSPFYMTSKMRSLYLEGYDYSVFDLTRHDRVQIQIHGTSVEGRILHGNSPSELIEHFTETIGRPPELPEWIISGAVVGMQGGTETVRHIWDKLRTYDVPMSAFWLQDWVGQRETLIGSQLWWNWEVDTERYWGWQQLVQDLSAQHIKVMTYCNPCLAPTHEKPNRRKNLFEEAKGLDILVKDKLGQPYMVPNTAFDVGMLDLTHPNTAGWFKQILQEMVDDGVRGWMADFGEGLPVDATLYSGEDPISAHNRYPELWAQINREFVEEWKSNCVGKLKEDPEEALVFFMRAGFRNSPKWGMLFWEGDQMVSWQANDGIKSAVTGLLSSGLSGFAFNHSDIGGYCAVNLPFFKYRRSEELLLRWMELNAFTTVFRTHEGNKPSSNSQFYSNHQTLSQFARLAKVYRAWKFYRIQLVKEAAQKGLPVCRHLFLHYPEDEYVHSLSYQQFLVGTEILVVPVLDKGKKNVKVYFPVGEGSDWQHIWTGKLFREQGCEAWVEAPIGYPAVFVKAGSVVGETFIKNLKDFDIL, encoded by the exons ATGGCAACGCTCAAAATCACGAAAAAGCACCACAATCGCTTTAATAATCCTTTCCCGTCAAACCCAACATCCCTCCCTTTCATTCAAGGAACTCTGTTTTTCAATTCCCAGAGAGTGCCTTCCCACCAGATCTTCTCAATTGGGAAGGACTTCCAGCTTCTTTGGAGCTCCGACAATGGTGGCTATCTATCGATTTCTCATCAATCGCGTCCTCATCGACCCATATGGTCTACCATCCCAGGCCAAGCCTTTGTGTCTGCAGCCATGGCCGAAACAGAGGTGGAGGAGAGCAGGGGATCCTTTGTTGTGAAAGATAGAGATGTTCGTCTGGTTTGTAATAACCAAACCATTGAGGAAATAAGAGTGATCAATCAGTCTAATCATTCTTTAGAAGCTAAAGATGAAGATTCTCCATTTCGGTATCTGGGATTTGATCAGAAAAAAGATTCGAATGGTGCCCAGTCCCCTATTTTGCTAATAACTGGTTCGATTTTCagcacgaagaagaagaagaagcagtttCAAAAAGCTGGCAATTACGCCGATACAAAATTTGAGAAGAAGGAACCTTCTACTTCTGCACGGTATTGGGTTTTGTTCGATCAGAAAAACAGCAATCAGATTGGTTTCCAAGTGAAGCTTGGGCAGCCAAGCTTCAAGCTACGCCAAAAAGCCTCTCCagaagcttcaggaagataccAGGGGTTTAGGCGGAGGCTGGGAAGGGCAAGAAAACGGAGGCTTGGTTTCTGTTGGTACTTTTCAAGGCCACGGGCGTATGTGACAGTTTCTTCAGCagaggaggaaaaagaagagacgAAGGTTGCAGAACCCGCGCAATTCAACAGGGTCTGCTTGACATATTCAAGTGAAGGAAACGAGAGATTCTATGGTTTTGGGGAGCAGTTCTCACACATGGATTTCAAAGGCAAAAGGGTACCTATTCTTGTTCAAGAACAAGGCATTGGAAGAGGGGATCAGCCTATTACTCTTGCAGCTAACTTGGTTAGCTACAG GGCTGGGGGTGATTGGAGTACAACTTATGCTCCTTCTCCATTCTACATGACATCGAAGATGCGGTCTCTTTATCTTGAAGGATATGATTATTCAGTATTCGATCTAACGAGACATGATAGAGTTCAGATTCAG ATACACGGGACTTCAGTTGAAGGACGGATATTGCATGGGAATTCACCTTCTGAGCTCATTGAACATTTTACAGAAACCATTGGGAGGCCTCCTGAGCTTCCTGAGTGGATAATATCTGGTGCTGTGGTTGGAATGCAAGGTGGCACGGAAACCGTACGCCATATTTGGGATAAGCTAAGGACTTATGATGTTCCCATGTCAGCATTTTGGTTGCAG GATTGGGTGGGGCAGAGGGAGACATTGATTGGATCACAACTGTGGTGGAATTGGGAAGTGGATACAGAAAGGTACTGGGGATGGCAACAACTAGTTCAAGATCTTAGTGCTCAGCATATCAAAGTGATGACATATTGCAATCCTTGTCTAGCTCCA ACTCATGAGAAGCCAAACAGAAGGAAAAACCTCTTTGAGGAAGCAAAGGGGTTGGACATCTTGGTGAAAGACAAACTTGGACAACCATACATGGTTCCAAATACAGCTTTTGATGTTGGAATGTTAGATTTGACACACCCAAATACTGCTGGTTGGTTCAAACAGATTTTACAAGAAATGGTGGATGATGGAGTCAGAGGATGGATGGCTGATTTTGGTGAAGGCCTGCCCGTGGATGCGACTCTTTATTCAG GTGAAGATCCTATTTCTGCGCATAACAGGTACCCTGAGCTATGGGCCCAGATAAATCGAGAATTCGTTGAAGAATGGAAAAGTAACTGTGTGGGTAAATTGAAAGAAGACCCAGAAGAGGCCCTAGTCTTCTTCATGAGAGCTGGTTTCAGAAATAGTCCTAAATGGGGGATGCTATTTTGGGAAGGGGACCAAATGGTAAGTTGGCAGGCTAATGATGGGATAAAGAGTGCTGTTACTGGCCTACTGAGCAGTGGACTTTCAGGGTTTGCTTTTAACCACAGTGATATTGGAGGCTACTGTGCAGTAAACTTACCTTTTTTCAAGTACAGAAGAAGTGAAGAGTTGCTTTTGCGTTGGATGGAGCTAAATGCTTTCACTACTGTCTTCCGGACCCATGAA GGGAACAAGCCATCCAGCAATAGCCAATTCTACTCAAACCACCAAACTTTATCACAATTTGCTCGCCTTGCTAAAGTGTACAGAGCATGGAAGTTTTACAGAATCCAACTTGTAAAG GAAGCTGCTCAAAAAGGCCTCCCAGTTTGCCGCCACCTATTTCTCCACTACCCAGAAGATGAATATGTTCATAGCTTGAGTTACCAACAGTTTTTGGTTGGTACTGAGATCCTAGTGGTGCCTGTCCTAGACAAAGGCAAGAAGAATGTTAAGGTCTATTTTCCAGTGGGAGAAGGTAGTGATTGGCAACATATCTGGACAGGAAAACTATTTAGAGAACAAGGTTGTGAAGCTTGGGTAGAAGCTCCAATTGGTTATCCTGCCGTATTTGTAAAGGCAGGCTCTGTTGTCGgagaaacttttataaaaaatctgaaagattttgacattctttaA
- the LOC133873574 gene encoding pentatricopeptide repeat-containing protein At1g80270, mitochondrial-like, giving the protein MWALRRASIPLRSPRFSIGISRVSCAKLEILSPSIEEDKAGTLESPQEVSDRCLYLKRFYQTTCRSSNVFVVRHSFSSQAGAKSSGEEDGFSELEMPSSAEANRDGNVEDESDDELISEPELSDDGDDIEEPSQNELELLDSKTDPSEKKTFRKWAQSALFKAILDAPGFSIHNALDKWVEEGNDLSRAEISLAVLNLRKRRMYGRALQLSEWLEVNKHLDFVERDYASRLDLIAKVRGLQKAEIYIEKIPQSFRGEVMYRTLMANCVVANNIKKAEDVFNKMKDLDFPISPFACNQLLLLYKRMDKNKIADVLLLMEKENVKPTPFTYKLLIDTKGQSNDITSMDIIVQAMKAEGIEPDIHTQAILVKHYTSGGLKDKAEAILKEMEGDNLKDRRVCLVLLPLYAQLGKADDVSRVWKVCESSPRLEECMAAIDAWGKLKKIEEAEAVFDRMSKMQQKLFSRHYSVLLKVYANHKMLAKGKDLVKRMGDSGCRIGPLTWDSLVKLYVEAGEVEKADSILQKAAQHTQMKPMYSSYIAIMEQYAKRGDVHNTEKAFHRMRQAGYAGRMRQFQALIQAYINAKTRAYGIKERMKADNVFPNSALAALLVHVDGFEEC; this is encoded by the exons GAGCCCAAGATTCAGCATAGGAATTTCTCGGGTGTCTTGTGCTAAATTAGAAATACTAAGTCCTAGCATAGAGGAGGACAAGGCTGGTACCCTTGAGTCTCCTCAAGAGGTATCTGATAGATGTCTGTATTTGAAGAGGTTTTACCAAACTACTTGTCGTTCTTCAAATGTCTTTGTGGTTAGACACAGTTTTTCTTCACAAGCTGGGGCAAAAAGCAGTGGAGAGGAAGATGGTTTTTCTGAACTTGAGATGCCTTCTAGTGCTGAGGCAAATCGAGATGGTAATGTAGAGGATGAAAGTGATGACGAATTAATCTCCGAACCCGAACTTTCTGATGATGGTGATGATATCGAAGAGCCTTCTCAAAATGAGCTGGAGTTACTAGACTCTAAGACTGACCCAAGTGAGAAAAAAACGTTTAGGAAGTGGGCTCAATCTGCACTGTTCAAAGCCATCTTGGATGCTCCTGGTTTTTCTATTCATAATGCTCTTGATAAGTGGGTTGAGGAAGGAAATGATTTGAGCCGCGCAGAGATCTCGTTGGCCGTGCTTAATCTTCGTAAACGCCGGATGTATGGGAGGGCATTGCAG CTCTCAGAGTGGCTGGAGGTGAATAAGCATCTGGACTTTGTTGAGAGAGATTATGCTTCTCGCCTTGATTTAATTGCCAAGGTACGTGGCCTCCAAAAGGCAGAGATCTACATTGAGAAGATCCCGCAATCCTTCAGAGGGGAGGTAATGTACCGAACCCTGATGGCGAACTGTGTGGTTGCCAACAACATTAAGAAAGCAGAAGACGTATTCAACAAGATGAAAGATCTAGACTTCCCAATTTCACCATTTGCTTGCAACCAGTTGCTCCTACTCTACAAGAGGATGGACAAGAATAAAATAGCTGATGTATTATTATTGATGGAGAAAGAAAATGTCAAACCCACTCCGTTCACTTACAAGTTGTTAATCGACACCAAAGGCCAATCCAATGACATAACAAGTATGGATATAATTGTACAGGCAATGAAGGCTGAAGGCATTGAACCAGACATACATACACAAGCCATTTTAGTAAAGCATTATACCTCAGGTGGGCTTAAAGACAAAGCTGAGGCAATTTTAAAGGAGATGGAAGGCGACAACTTGAAAGACCGTAGGGTTTGCCTAGTGTTACTTCCTCTTTATGCACAGCTGGGAAAGGCTGATGATGTGAGTAGGGTTTGGAAGGTATGCGAGTCGAGTCCCCGGCTTGAAGAGTGCATGGCTGCTATTGATGCTTGGGGAAAGTTGAAGAAGATTGAAGAAGCAGAGGCAGTTTTTGATAGGATGTCGAAAATGCAGCAGAAGCTTTTTTCGAGGCATTATTCTGTGCTTCTGAAGGTGTATGCAAACCATAAGATGCTCGCCAAGGGCAAGGATCTCGTTAAGCGAATGGGGGATAGTGGCTGCCGGATTGGCCCGTTGACTTGGGATTCACTTGTAAAGCTCTATGTGGAGGCAGGAGAGGTGGAAAAGGCTGATTCCATCCTGCAGAAGGCAGCCCAGCATACCCAGATGAAGCCAATGTACAGTTCTTACATAGCTATTATGGAACAGTATGCAAAGAGGGGGGATGTCCATAATACAGAAAAAGCGTTTCATAGGATGAGACAGGCTGGATATGCGGGTCGGATGCGGCAGTTCCAGGCTCTAATCCAGGCCTACATAAATGCAAAGACGCGAGCTTATGGGATTAAGGAGAGGATGAAAGCAGATAATGTATTCCCCAACAGTGCTTTGGCAGCCCTATTGGTTCATGTTGATGGGTTTGAGGAATGTTAG